A genomic region of Planococcus kocurii contains the following coding sequences:
- a CDS encoding DUF1871 family protein, producing the protein MDTSEMNRRAVAIMKYWDPFAIGSELYGKEIGDVVAQLQVLDHPSDLAKTIQTSYELSFGKWIPLEQCVDISYKLLAVKYEAKHII; encoded by the coding sequence ATGGACACGAGTGAAATGAACAGAAGAGCGGTTGCAATCATGAAGTATTGGGATCCTTTTGCTATTGGCTCCGAATTATATGGTAAAGAAATTGGAGATGTCGTTGCTCAATTGCAGGTTTTAGACCATCCTTCAGATCTCGCAAAAACAATTCAAACTAGCTACGAATTGTCGTTTGGAAAATGGATTCCGTTAGAACAATGTGTGGACATTTCTTACAAACTGCTTGCAGTTAAATACGAAGCCAAACACATTATTTAA
- a CDS encoding MFS transporter, producing MDTQKKNFFIIMFTNFLVAGSTTMIMPFLSLYIESLGNFTDEYVQRWSGLVFGVTFVAALIMSPIWGRIADKYGFKPILIINGFGIAISIFLMGTADSVSELFMIRLFMGVVTGFIPTSLAFVSSQTSKETAGKTLGTLQMGSVSGTLFGPVLGGLMADAFGFKYTFLITATVITIAALFVVFGLHEVKRLKVKGAHVYAPKTIVSGILNHRLMLNVMIITALIQIGNFSIQPLLSLYVAELTEGSTQVAFLAGITFSATGVGNLLFARRWGRLGDSIGYEKVLGFLLLLSFIFIIPQAFVTELWQLIILRLFFGMAVGGMIPTTTALMRREAPIEIQGEIMGYNTSFRFLGNIIGPMFGGIISGVIGISSVFIVTGVLFIFAFIFLRSTLAKPQQDFEDVLLEQELKNT from the coding sequence ATGGACACTCAGAAAAAGAATTTCTTTATTATTATGTTCACTAACTTTTTAGTAGCTGGTAGCACTACCATGATTATGCCATTCTTATCTCTTTATATTGAATCACTCGGGAATTTCACAGATGAATATGTGCAACGTTGGTCTGGTCTAGTCTTTGGCGTTACGTTCGTTGCGGCTTTGATCATGTCGCCCATTTGGGGACGCATTGCTGATAAATACGGCTTTAAGCCTATTTTAATCATTAACGGCTTTGGTATTGCCATCAGTATTTTCTTAATGGGAACCGCTGATTCCGTCTCAGAACTGTTTATGATTCGTTTGTTCATGGGTGTAGTAACTGGATTTATCCCGACTTCCTTGGCTTTTGTCAGCTCTCAAACTTCCAAAGAGACAGCAGGGAAAACTCTCGGCACGCTTCAAATGGGCAGTGTATCCGGCACATTGTTCGGTCCAGTTCTCGGCGGCTTAATGGCAGATGCTTTTGGTTTTAAATATACATTCTTGATTACAGCTACTGTCATTACCATCGCTGCATTGTTTGTCGTGTTTGGCTTGCATGAAGTTAAACGACTGAAAGTAAAAGGTGCTCACGTTTACGCACCGAAAACAATCGTCAGCGGAATTTTAAATCACCGTTTAATGCTCAACGTTATGATCATCACAGCATTGATTCAAATTGGGAATTTCAGCATTCAGCCTTTGTTATCGCTGTATGTGGCAGAACTAACAGAAGGAAGTACGCAAGTCGCTTTTCTAGCGGGTATTACTTTCAGTGCCACTGGCGTAGGGAACCTTCTTTTTGCTCGGCGCTGGGGACGACTAGGCGATTCTATCGGTTACGAGAAGGTATTAGGTTTTCTACTTTTGCTGTCTTTTATCTTTATCATCCCGCAAGCTTTTGTCACAGAACTTTGGCAACTCATCATTTTGCGGTTGTTCTTCGGAATGGCAGTTGGCGGAATGATTCCAACGACAACTGCTTTAATGCGTCGGGAAGCTCCAATTGAAATTCAAGGAGAAATAATGGGTTACAATACGAGCTTCCGCTTTCTTGGAAACATTATCGGCCCAATGTTCGGTGGGATTATCAGCGGTGTGATTGGCATCTCTTCTGTCTTCATCGTAACGGGCGTGTTGTTTATCTTTGCATTCATCTTTCTACGGTCTACATTAGCAAAACCGCAGCAAGATTTTGAAGACGTCCTGCTCGAACAAGAATTAAAAAATACGTAA
- a CDS encoding helix-turn-helix domain-containing protein: protein MKNDLHAQLKALREERGLSLDELALKTRIGVAKLQAYESGEEVPSTQTIMILSNALEVPASNLVDGLESN from the coding sequence ATGAAAAACGACTTACACGCTCAATTAAAAGCGCTTCGCGAAGAACGCGGGCTATCATTAGACGAACTGGCTTTAAAAACAAGAATTGGTGTTGCTAAACTGCAAGCCTATGAAAGTGGCGAAGAAGTACCATCAACTCAAACAATCATGATTCTTTCAAATGCATTAGAAGTTCCTGCTTCTAATTTAGTAGACGGATTAGAATCGAACTAA
- a CDS encoding peptidylprolyl isomerase yields MEKIIVAPVLLALFLSACSGQEEQETTTTTTTESAKVEVDGYPQLSTEVADNEALVEVTTSMGAMQIKLFPDIAPKAVENFLTHAEEGYYDGLTFHRVIENFMLQTGDPTGTGGGGESIYGAPFEDEFNDHLFNIRGALSMANGGPGTNGSQFFIVQAPEVTADMFATEYPQEVKDAYLEQGGTPWLDGKHTVFGQVIEGMDVVDAIAAVETEAEKPVTDVTIDSIEILQQ; encoded by the coding sequence ATGGAAAAAATAATTGTGGCACCAGTTTTATTAGCGTTGTTCCTAAGTGCATGCTCAGGACAAGAAGAACAGGAAACAACAACAACAACAACAACCGAAAGTGCGAAAGTGGAAGTGGACGGCTATCCGCAATTATCAACAGAAGTTGCAGACAACGAAGCGCTTGTTGAAGTGACTACGTCCATGGGCGCTATGCAAATCAAACTGTTTCCGGACATTGCACCAAAAGCAGTGGAAAACTTTTTGACACATGCAGAAGAAGGCTATTACGACGGTCTGACTTTCCACCGAGTCATTGAAAATTTCATGTTGCAAACAGGAGATCCGACGGGTACAGGTGGCGGTGGTGAAAGTATTTATGGAGCGCCGTTTGAAGACGAGTTTAATGACCATCTGTTTAATATTCGGGGAGCTTTATCGATGGCTAACGGAGGACCGGGCACGAATGGCAGCCAGTTTTTCATTGTCCAAGCACCAGAAGTAACAGCGGATATGTTTGCAACCGAATACCCGCAGGAAGTTAAAGACGCTTACCTAGAACAAGGAGGCACGCCTTGGCTTGATGGCAAACACACCGTATTCGGTCAAGTGATTGAAGGAATGGATGTAGTAGACGCCATCGCAGCAGTTGAAACCGAAGCTGAAAAGCCAGTTACAGATGTGACCATCGACTCTATTGAAATTCTTCAGCAATAA